A single genomic interval of Centropristis striata isolate RG_2023a ecotype Rhode Island chromosome 8, C.striata_1.0, whole genome shotgun sequence harbors:
- the kiaa1143 gene encoding uncharacterized protein KIAA1143 homolog, whose amino-acid sequence MNKNKASGVSWVKPAEPSFLKKFKNDVGYKEGVTVDTKRQMMPTLDDDSGSDREDELPQVVVLKGGDLTAEDAKKIKNQIRGEEKDDEPVPDGKILFKKPAKRSSSDKFQGITASSSKKKKSDRGEQQEEEEEEEEKKKEKEMKSGKKVKNNSLLSFGGDEEEDED is encoded by the exons atgaacaaaaacaaagccaGTGGCGTGTCGTGGGTGAAACCAGCGGAGCCGTCCTTTCTGAAGAAGTTTAAAAATGATGTTGGTTATAAAGAAGGAGTGACTGTTGATACTAAG CGCCAGATGATGCCAACACTGGATGATGACAGCGGGAGTGATCGAGAAGATGAGTTACCTCAAGTTGTGGTTCTGAAAGGAGGAGACCTCACTGCAGAGGACGCCAAGAAGATCAAGAACCAAATACGTGGCGAAGAGAAAG ATGATGAACCTGTACCTGATGGTAAAATCCTGTTCAAGAAACCAGCCAAGCGCTCCTCCTCAGACAAATTCCAGGGCATCACTGCCTCCTCtagcaaaaagaagaagagtgaTAGAGGAGAGcagcaagaggaggaggaggaggaggaggagaagaaaaaggaaaaggagatGAAGTCtggaaagaaagtaaaaaataacagcCTTCTGTCGTTTGGAGGggatgaggaggaagacgaggatTAA